A part of Spodoptera frugiperda isolate SF20-4 chromosome 25, AGI-APGP_CSIRO_Sfru_2.0, whole genome shotgun sequence genomic DNA contains:
- the LOC118268289 gene encoding LIM homeobox transcription factor 1-beta, with the protein MLEFYTNMNGGLMQEGMQPPITCAARTELSASIKREKIVEICEGCGQKIQDRYLMRVGELSWHEHCLSCCVCGCPLAHTCYTRNAKLYCKPDYDRLFGVKCTRCGDRLLPQEMVMRAQQYVFHIQCFVCVMCCQPLQKGEQYVIRAGQIFCRQDFEKEMYLMQHAEDDMILDDSERPRDGRRGPKRPRTILTSAQRRQFKASFEVSPKPCRKVREALAKDTGLSVRVVQVWFQNQRAKMKKIQRKAKQEGEKNNDKEKDKDEKSIKQESPSSEHGNYLGLDGAYSASSQPLNPNLPYSPDDYPAHSGDSFCSSDISLDGSNFDQLDEGASDTMSLQNLEVQHHSHQHPGHSAHEPLNLGTGSVVNPIDKLYLMQNSYFSTDH; encoded by the exons AACTCAGCGCCAGCATCAAGCGGGAGAAGATCGTAGAGATCTGCGAAGGATGCGGTCAGAAGATCCAGGACCGCTACCTGATGCGGGTGGGCGAGCTGTCCTGGCACGAGCACTGCCTCAGCTGCTGCGTCTGCGGCTGTCCCCTCGCACACACCTGCTACACCAGGAATGCCAAGCTTTACTGCAAACCCGACTACGATAG ATTGTTCGGAGTCAAATGCACCAGGTGCGGCGACCGACTGTTGCCGCAGGAGATGGTCATGCGAGCTCAGCAGTACGTGTTCCACATTCAGTGCTTCGTCTGCGTCATGTGTTGCCAACCTCTACAGAAAGGAGAACAATACGTCATTAGAGCAGGACAGATATTCTGTCGCCAGGATTTTGAGAAGGAAATGTATTTGATGCAACACGCGGAGGATGATATGATATTAGATGATTCCGAACGACCCCGAGATGGGCGCCGGGGCCCGAAACGTCCCCGCACCATACTTACATCAGCACAGCGCAGGCAATTCAAAGCCTCATTCGAAGTCAGTCCAAAGCCATGCAGGAAAGTCAGAGAGGCATTAGCCAAGGACACAGGACTGAGCGTTCGAGTTGTGCAGGTGTGGTTCCAGAACCAACGGGCTAAGATGAAGAAGATCCAGAGGAAAGCGAAGCAGGAAGGGGAGAAGAATAATGACAAAGAGAAGGACAAAGATGAGAAGAGCATCAAGCAGGAGTCTCCGTCCAGCGAGCACGGCAACTATCTGGGCCTGGACGGAGCCTACTCAGCTTCCAGTCAACCACTCAACCCGAACCTGCCGTACTCTCCCGATG ATTACCCGGCGCACTCTGGCGACAGCTTCTGCAGCTCAGATATATCTCTGGATGGGAGCAACTTCGACCAGCTGGACGAGGGTGCCTCCGACACGATGAGCCTGCAGAATTTGGAGGTGCAGCACCACTCGCACCAGCACCCCGGCCACTCGGCGCACGAGCCACTGAACCTGGGCACTGGCTCCGTGGTCAACCCCATAGATAAGTTATACCTCATGCAGAATTCTTACTTCAGTACTGATCATTGA